Part of the Candidatus Moraniibacteriota bacterium genome is shown below.
TATCCGAAGGCTGTGCCCCTCGCTCAATCCAATGCTGTATCCGCTCGCGTTTCAACAGCGTCTGCTTGGAATAGGGATCGTAGCTCCCCAAAACCTCGACATGCCGACCGCCTGGCGCCACGGTATGTTCCTGCAACACCACTCGATAACTCGGGCGGTTCTTCCTTCCTGTTCTATTAAATCGAATAGTCAACATAAAAAATCGCTCTTTTTA
Proteins encoded:
- the rpsP gene encoding 30S ribosomal protein S16, which gives rise to MLTIRFNRTGRKNRPSYRVVLQEHTVAPGGRHVEVLGSYDPYSKQTLLKRERIQHWIERGAQPSDTAHNLLVREGILTEGKRAVKMPKPVAKEAPTEAVEAKVEMKAEKGETEKSETEAKA